Proteins from a single region of Mumia flava:
- a CDS encoding sulfite exporter TauE/SafE family protein, with protein MIDVAAGSLVVIAVALVLGSLVQSVVGLGLGLVAAPVVTLVAPELMPGSMLLLALALPVATLARDHAEIDWAGIGWSLPGRLVGTAVGVWVVSVVSVQQLGVAVGVVVLLAVVVTARAIVVPLNRRSLSVGGLVSGVAGTTSAIGGPPMAVLYQHRPARQIRSTLAVFFLIGTSLSLCGLAVTGHLSAEQGAVAAVMLPALLVGVALAAVVHRRMRATTIRPLVLVVCGASALVLIVRSLV; from the coding sequence GTGATCGATGTCGCCGCGGGCTCGCTGGTCGTGATCGCGGTCGCGCTCGTCCTCGGGAGCCTCGTGCAGTCCGTCGTCGGGCTCGGCCTGGGTCTGGTCGCGGCTCCGGTCGTCACGCTGGTCGCGCCGGAGCTGATGCCCGGGTCGATGCTGCTGCTCGCGCTGGCGCTCCCCGTCGCGACGCTCGCCCGTGACCACGCCGAGATCGACTGGGCCGGGATCGGGTGGAGCCTGCCGGGGCGGCTCGTCGGCACCGCGGTCGGTGTGTGGGTGGTCTCGGTGGTCAGCGTGCAGCAGCTCGGGGTGGCAGTCGGCGTGGTCGTGCTGCTGGCCGTGGTGGTCACGGCTCGTGCGATCGTCGTCCCGCTCAACCGTCGGTCGCTGAGCGTCGGCGGCCTCGTGAGCGGGGTCGCGGGGACGACCTCGGCCATCGGCGGCCCCCCGATGGCCGTGCTCTACCAGCACAGGCCGGCGCGGCAGATCCGCTCGACGCTGGCGGTGTTCTTCCTGATCGGGACCTCTCTCAGCCTGTGCGGCCTCGCGGTCACCGGCCATCTCAGCGCGGAGCAGGGGGCCGTCGCCGCGGTGATGCTGCCCGCGCTGCTGGTCGGCGTCGCACTCGCGGCCGTGGTGCATCGCCGGATGCGGGCCACGACGATCCGTCCGCTCGTCCTCGTCGTGTGCGGGGCGTCGGCGCTCGTCCTGATCGTCCGCTCGCTGGTGTGA